In Gloeomargarita sp. SKYB120, the genomic stretch AAACCAGTCAAACAAACTCATGTGCCGCAGTCTTTGCCGGTCTTTTCGCATCTTAGCAGGGTCGGCGTAGGTCGGATGGGCCTCTCGGTGTGGGAAAATCCTAAAATAGCACTCAAAGTTTTTAGGTTCCCGCATGGCGATTGGTTATTTAGCGCTGGTGCTGCACGCCCACTTACCCTTTGTCCGGCACCCCGAAGCGGATTACGTTTTGGAGGAGGAGTGGCTGTATGAGGCCATTACCGAGACCTACATCCCCCTGATTCGCATGTTTGAGGGTCTCCAGCGGGACGGGATTGATTTCAAGATGACCCTGAGCCTGACGCCGCCGCTGGTGCAAATGCTGCGCGACCCCCTGCTCCAGGAGCGCTACGACCAGTACCTGGCCAAACTCGAAGAGCTAGCCGAATTGGAGATTGAACACAACCAGCACAATGGGCACATCAAGTATCTCGCTGAACACTACGCCCGCGAATTCAACCTGATCCGCCAGACCTGGGAAGACTACAGCGGGGATTTAGTGGCGGCGTTCAAAAAATTTCAAGACAGCAACAACCTGGACATCATCACTTCTGCCGCTACCCATGGCTACTTGCCCTTGATGCAGATGTACCCCCAGGCGGTATGGGCGCAATTGCAAGTGGCGGTTGAGCATTACCAAGAACACTTCGGCTGCATGCCGCGGGGCATCTGGCTGCCTGAGTGCGCCTATTACGAAGGGTTGGAACGGATGCTGGCGGATGTGGGGATTCGCTATTTCATCTGTGACGGCCATGGGTTGCTCTACGCGCGACCCCGCCCGCGCTATGGGACGTATGCTCCTATCTTTACGGAAACCGGAGTAGCCGTCTTCGCCCGCGACCACGAAACTTCGCAACAGGTCTGGTCATCGGAAGTGGGGTATCCCGGCGACCCAGTGTATCGCGAGTTCTACAAAGACATTGGCTGGGAAGCCGATTACGAATACATCAAGCCCTATATCATGCCCAACGGTCAGCGCAAGAACGTGGGGATTAAGTACCACCGCATTACCCACCGCAACTGCAGTCTCAGTGACAAAGCGCTATACGACCCCTACTGGGCCAGAGAAAAAGCGGCAGAGCATGCCGGCAACTTTATGTACAACCGCACGCAGCAGATTGGGTATTTGGCGGAACTGATGCAACGGCCCCCCATCGTGACCGCCCCCTACGACGCTGAACTCTACGGCCACTGGTGGTACGAAGGCCCCTGGTTTTTGGATTATTTGTTCCGCAAGTCCTATTACGACCAGGATGTGTACGAGATGACCCACCTGAGCGATTACCTGCGGGCGCATCCGACCCACCAGGTTTGCCGTCCCGCCCAGTCCAGTTGGGGGTACAAGGGCTTTCACGAGTACTGGCTCAACGAGACCAACAGTTGGATTTACCCGCACCTGCACAAGGCCACCGAACGGATGATTGAATTGAGCCGGCGCGAACCGAAGGACGAATGGGAATGGCGAGCTTTGAATCAAGCAGCGCGAGAGTTGCTTCTGGCGCAATCGTCCGACTGGGCGTTCATCATGCGGACCGGAACCACGGTGCCCTATGCCGTGAAACGCACCCGCTCCCACTTGCAGCGGTTCAACCGACTGTACGAAGAGATTAAAGCGGGCAAAATTGACCGCGACTGGTTGGTGAAGCTGGAACAAATCGACAACATCTTTCCTCATATCAACTACCGCGTGTACCGCCCGCTAGACTAGGTTTCATAGCCGGAGTGTTGCTAGTGGTTTGCCTATGACGAAAGTGGACAAACAACGTGCCCTCCCATCTTCGAAACCCACTGACGAAAACAGCTTGGTCGAGTGGGTCAAAACCATTGGAGTTAGCTTACTCTTGGCGTTTGGGATTCGGACATTTGTCGCCGAAGCGCGCTACATTCCCTCAGAATCCATGATGCCCACGCTACAGGTGAACGACCGGCTCATTATTGACAAAGTGACCTACGAGTTTCGCGACCCCCAACGGGGTGAAATCGTGGTGTTTCAACCAACGCCGGTGCTGCGGGAACAGGGATTTCGAGATGCGTTTATCAAGCGAATCATTGGTTTACCCGGCGAACAGGTGCAAGTGAAAAAAGGTGTGGTGTATATCAATGGCCAACCCCTAGCGGAACCCTACGTTGCTGCACCAGCGAATTACGAATATGGCCCGGTGACCGTACCTCCTGGCCATTACCTGGTATTAGGGGATAACCGCAACCACAGTTTTGACAGTCACTTCTGGGGATTTGTCCCCCGGCAAAACATCATTGGTCGTGCCGCCGTCCGATTTTGGCCTCCCCATCGCATTGGCGGCATTCCCTCACCCTAGCACCTGAATTTGGGACCAATCGTTGATGATGCTGTCGGCAAGGGGAGCGAGTTTGTGGCGCGGGTGAAATCCCCAGGCGACGGCAATGGCTGCGGCACAGCCAGCCCGCTTGGCCATTTCCATATCGACGGGGGAATCGCCGACCATGACCGTTTGGCTAGGGTCAACGCCCAGGATTTGACAGGTGTGTAGGAGCGCCTGGGGGTCGGGCTTACTGGGGGGCAGGTCAATCCCTGTGTAGTAGTCCAGCAAGTCGTGGAGTTGATTGTGGGCGACAAAGGCCTGCACGTTCGGGGAAATATCCGCTGAAAGAATCGCTTGCCGGCATCCTGCTTGCGCCAGTTGCTGGAGTACCTCGCGAGCGCCGTGGCGTAAAGGAATGGTTTGCACGCTGGGGCCTTCCCGTTCCACTTGCTGAAAAATGTCCCGCACCAGGTGCAACGCGCTTTGCCAATCCCAACCCAGCTCTGCGACATAAGCCGCTGCGGCAATTTCGTTCTCATACCGGCTTCCCGTCGCCAGCAGCCCCCCTGGTTCCAGAGCGCCGTTTTTGAACCCGAAAGCGCGTCGCAGGCGGTGAGCCACCCCCGGCGCCCTAGCCTCCAGACACTGCAGGCGTTGTTCGCCCACTTGCCGCCAGTAATCCAGCGTATCTGCCAGCGTGCCGTCCTTATCCCAGACCACTGCTTGGATATTGGGCAGGGGTAATCCGTTGAAAACCAACGTGGGCATAATGGCGCTTGAGTGTGTGACCGTTTCCAGCCTATCACCCCGTCTGGTAGGATGAAGGCGTTGGGTCGTGGGGGAGTCAGCAACATGGCAACGCCCCAGCGCTGGTGGTTGAAATTGGTCATGGTGATTGGCGGGGCGGCTTTTTTAGGGCTGGGCGTTTTGCCCTATTTAGATAATTTGCTGCCGGAGACTTCCACCTCAAAACCAACTCCCACGGATGAACGGGTCAGCGCGGCCAAAGGGTATGAACTAGTGCTGCAAAAAGACCCGAATAATACCTACGCCTTGCGCGGGTTATTGGAAATTCGCCTGCAAGAAAAAGACTTGAAAGGAGCGGTTCCCTTACTGGAGCGATTAGCGAAATTGCATCCTCAGGTGAGCGAATACGCCATTTTACTGGCCCAAACGCAGGCAGAACTTGGCGATAAAGAAGCCGCAGTGAAAACCTATCGGCAATTGCTGCAACGACAACCGGGCAATTTGCTGGCGCTCGTGGGCGTGACCGACCTGCTCGTGCAATTGGAACGCCCAGCAATGGCGGAATCCCTACTGCAACAGAGTTTGAAAAAAGTCAATCCCAAGCAAGCTGATATGACAGGGATTCAGATTCAAATGGCGCGGGTGTATCTGGCGCAGGGAAAAGTTCCACCGGCGCTTGCCCTGCTGGACCAACTCATCCAACAAAATCCCCAAGATTTTCGACCCGTTTTTGCCAAAGCCCAAACCCTCAAAGCCATCGGTAAAACCAAAGACGCCCAACCCCTATTCACTAAAGCAGCCGAGTTAGCGCCTCCCGAGCATCGCGATGAAATTAAACGGCTAGCCGCAGCAACGCCTTCTCCCAGTCCTAAGTAGTTTTTCTCTGCGGTGTTCATCAGCCGGTCATTTGGGCTGGTTACCTCTTTGGTTGCAGCGTAAAGCCTTTTGTTGGGTCTTAGCAATCTGATTTGATTTCCATCGATGCTGGCATGCCTCGGGTCACAGGGTGCAGACCCGTTCTGGTTTTTTCTACCATCTCCCTGACAGGAGAATCTGAAGCGGAGATTCCCCCTGCAACCGCCAACTAGCACCTTACAGAAATACCCGTTCTAACCTCTTCTAGAATTGCTATAGTACGAGGCTAGGTCTTTTAAACTGCGAGAATTGGCGCTTTCTTTCCCAACCAACACCTATTCAGTTGCATGGCGAGCGAACCAATTCTCTAAATCTGCG encodes the following:
- a CDS encoding DUF1957 domain-containing protein — translated: MAIGYLALVLHAHLPFVRHPEADYVLEEEWLYEAITETYIPLIRMFEGLQRDGIDFKMTLSLTPPLVQMLRDPLLQERYDQYLAKLEELAELEIEHNQHNGHIKYLAEHYAREFNLIRQTWEDYSGDLVAAFKKFQDSNNLDIITSAATHGYLPLMQMYPQAVWAQLQVAVEHYQEHFGCMPRGIWLPECAYYEGLERMLADVGIRYFICDGHGLLYARPRPRYGTYAPIFTETGVAVFARDHETSQQVWSSEVGYPGDPVYREFYKDIGWEADYEYIKPYIMPNGQRKNVGIKYHRITHRNCSLSDKALYDPYWAREKAAEHAGNFMYNRTQQIGYLAELMQRPPIVTAPYDAELYGHWWYEGPWFLDYLFRKSYYDQDVYEMTHLSDYLRAHPTHQVCRPAQSSWGYKGFHEYWLNETNSWIYPHLHKATERMIELSRREPKDEWEWRALNQAARELLLAQSSDWAFIMRTGTTVPYAVKRTRSHLQRFNRLYEEIKAGKIDRDWLVKLEQIDNIFPHINYRVYRPLD
- the lepB gene encoding signal peptidase I, which gives rise to MTKVDKQRALPSSKPTDENSLVEWVKTIGVSLLLAFGIRTFVAEARYIPSESMMPTLQVNDRLIIDKVTYEFRDPQRGEIVVFQPTPVLREQGFRDAFIKRIIGLPGEQVQVKKGVVYINGQPLAEPYVAAPANYEYGPVTVPPGHYLVLGDNRNHSFDSHFWGFVPRQNIIGRAAVRFWPPHRIGGIPSP
- a CDS encoding HAD family hydrolase, with protein sequence MPTLVFNGLPLPNIQAVVWDKDGTLADTLDYWRQVGEQRLQCLEARAPGVAHRLRRAFGFKNGALEPGGLLATGSRYENEIAAAAYVAELGWDWQSALHLVRDIFQQVEREGPSVQTIPLRHGAREVLQQLAQAGCRQAILSADISPNVQAFVAHNQLHDLLDYYTGIDLPPSKPDPQALLHTCQILGVDPSQTVMVGDSPVDMEMAKRAGCAAAIAVAWGFHPRHKLAPLADSIINDWSQIQVLG
- a CDS encoding tetratricopeptide repeat protein, encoding MATPQRWWLKLVMVIGGAAFLGLGVLPYLDNLLPETSTSKPTPTDERVSAAKGYELVLQKDPNNTYALRGLLEIRLQEKDLKGAVPLLERLAKLHPQVSEYAILLAQTQAELGDKEAAVKTYRQLLQRQPGNLLALVGVTDLLVQLERPAMAESLLQQSLKKVNPKQADMTGIQIQMARVYLAQGKVPPALALLDQLIQQNPQDFRPVFAKAQTLKAIGKTKDAQPLFTKAAELAPPEHRDEIKRLAAATPSPSPK